The following proteins come from a genomic window of Shewanella halifaxensis HAW-EB4:
- the hydG gene encoding [FeFe] hydrogenase H-cluster radical SAM maturase HydG, producing MTTNEHPHSISISHYDANKSFIDEQAIWAAINNAASPSAEQVRQVLAKARQCQGLSIEETALLLQNQHEQLDEELFAVAREVKNTIYGNRIVLFAPLYVSNHCANSCSYCGFNADNHALKRKTLNQEEIRKEVTILEGMGHKRILAVYGEHPRNNVNAIVDSIQTMYSVKDGKGGEIRRINVNCAPMSTADFKVLKTAAIGTYQCFQETYHQPTYESVHLKGKKKDYLYRLYAMHRAMEAGIDDVGIGALFGLYDHRFELLAMLTHVAQLETVCGIGPHTISFPRIEPAHGSALSEKPPYEVDDACFKRIVAITRLAVPYTGLIMSTRESAGLRKELLELGVSQISAGSRTSPGGYQDSEQDQHDAEQFSLGDHRAMDDIIYELVTESNAIPSFCTGCYRKGRTGDHFIGLAKQQFIGKFCQPNALITFKEYLNDYAGPKTRAAGTALIERELAAMSPARERNVRTCLAKTEAGERDIYL from the coding sequence ATGACTACAAATGAACACCCGCATTCAATCTCCATTTCTCACTACGATGCTAATAAGAGTTTTATTGATGAACAAGCTATTTGGGCTGCGATAAATAACGCCGCGAGTCCCTCTGCAGAGCAAGTGCGTCAGGTTCTAGCTAAAGCTCGTCAATGCCAAGGCCTGAGCATTGAAGAGACAGCTTTGTTATTACAAAACCAGCATGAACAATTAGATGAGGAATTGTTTGCCGTCGCTCGAGAGGTAAAAAATACCATTTACGGTAACCGCATCGTTCTGTTTGCTCCACTATATGTATCCAATCATTGTGCCAATAGCTGCAGCTATTGTGGCTTTAATGCAGATAACCATGCACTTAAGCGCAAGACGTTAAATCAAGAAGAAATTAGAAAAGAAGTGACCATTTTAGAAGGGATGGGACACAAACGGATTTTAGCCGTATATGGCGAACACCCACGTAACAATGTCAATGCCATTGTTGATAGCATTCAAACCATGTATAGCGTTAAAGATGGCAAAGGGGGAGAGATCCGCCGCATTAACGTGAACTGTGCGCCGATGAGCACCGCTGATTTCAAAGTGCTTAAAACCGCGGCGATAGGAACTTACCAGTGTTTTCAGGAAACATATCACCAACCCACCTATGAAAGTGTGCATTTAAAAGGTAAGAAAAAAGACTATCTATACCGTTTATATGCGATGCACCGAGCAATGGAAGCCGGTATTGATGATGTTGGGATCGGCGCCCTATTTGGGTTATATGACCACCGATTTGAGTTATTAGCCATGTTGACTCATGTGGCGCAGCTAGAAACCGTTTGCGGAATTGGACCACATACGATTTCGTTCCCACGAATTGAACCTGCACATGGCTCCGCGCTAAGTGAAAAGCCTCCCTATGAAGTGGACGACGCCTGCTTTAAACGCATCGTGGCCATTACTCGCCTAGCAGTCCCTTACACAGGGCTAATTATGAGTACCCGTGAAAGCGCTGGCTTACGTAAAGAGTTATTAGAACTCGGTGTATCGCAGATCAGTGCAGGCAGCCGCACATCTCCAGGTGGTTATCAAGACAGCGAGCAAGATCAACATGATGCTGAGCAATTTAGTCTTGGAGATCATCGTGCGATGGATGACATTATTTATGAGTTAGTGACAGAGTCGAATGCCATCCCATCATTCTGTACGGGCTGCTACCGTAAGGGCCGTACTGGCGATCACTTTATAGGCTTAGCGAAACAACAATTTATCGGGAAGTTCTGCCAACCTAACGCATTAATCACCTTTAAAGAGTATTTAAATGATTACGCAGGGCCCAAAACCCGTGCAGCAGGTACCGCTCTGATTGAACGAGAACTCGCAGCGATGAGTCCAGCTAGAGAACGTAACGTACGTACCTGTTTGGCGAAAACCGAAGCTGGCGAACGAGATATCTACCTTTAA
- the hydE gene encoding [FeFe] hydrogenase H-cluster radical SAM maturase HydE produces the protein MMPASKSQSPMHFCEQQIIELLNGNQDEWLFANAQAVTQQVFDNQVFIRGIVEFSNHCRHNCHYCGLRSSNRQVERYRLSVDEILDAVDDIAQFGIGTVVLQSGDDWQYRAETIAELIRTIKERHNLAITLSLGDRKHQELKLWREAGADRYLLKMETFNEQLFNQCRPNANFDERLARLSYIQSLGYQTGSGVITDLPGMTDKILATDILRLSGLELDMLACGPFVAHAQTPFAQSPNGEVLKSHRVSAILRLMNPGANIPATSSLEVIELGARELGLMRGCNVVMPSFTPSQVYASYNIYPGKNSATSDIQQRVAAIFQQIQHHGLQPNGSRGDSRRY, from the coding sequence ATGATGCCTGCTAGCAAATCACAGTCCCCTATGCATTTTTGTGAACAACAGATCATTGAATTACTCAATGGCAACCAAGATGAATGGTTGTTTGCTAACGCTCAAGCGGTTACCCAACAGGTATTTGATAATCAGGTTTTTATCCGCGGTATAGTCGAGTTCTCCAATCATTGTCGTCATAACTGCCATTATTGCGGGCTGCGCAGTAGTAACCGCCAAGTTGAACGTTATCGATTAAGCGTCGATGAAATCCTCGATGCTGTCGATGACATTGCGCAATTTGGCATAGGAACAGTTGTTCTGCAATCAGGTGATGATTGGCAATATCGCGCAGAGACAATCGCGGAACTTATTCGCACCATCAAAGAACGCCACAATTTAGCAATTACATTATCGCTAGGTGACCGTAAGCACCAAGAGCTTAAACTTTGGCGCGAGGCGGGGGCAGATCGTTATTTGCTAAAAATGGAAACCTTTAACGAGCAACTATTTAATCAATGTAGGCCTAATGCCAACTTTGACGAGCGATTAGCACGCTTATCTTACATTCAATCTCTCGGTTATCAAACTGGCTCGGGAGTCATAACAGACTTACCAGGAATGACCGATAAAATTCTTGCCACAGATATATTGAGGCTTTCTGGCTTGGAGCTCGATATGTTGGCATGCGGCCCATTTGTCGCACACGCTCAAACCCCTTTTGCACAAAGTCCAAATGGCGAGGTACTCAAAAGCCATCGGGTTAGTGCGATCTTGCGGCTAATGAATCCAGGTGCAAACATCCCGGCAACGAGTTCATTGGAAGTCATTGAACTAGGTGCGCGAGAACTTGGACTTATGCGTGGCTGTAACGTTGTTATGCCCTCATTTACGCCCTCACAAGTCTATGCCAGTTATAACATTTATCCAGGTAAAAATAGCGCTACCAGTGATATTCAGCAAAGAGTAGCGGCCATATTTCAACAAATACAACACCATGGCTTACAACCTAACGGTAGCCGTGGTGACTCAAGAAGGTATTAA
- the hydF gene encoding [FeFe] hydrogenase H-cluster maturation GTPase HydF has protein sequence MAYNLTVAVVTQEGINMCQGVNPETSQGQIAPRGMRYQIAILGRRNAGKSSLLNMIVGQHVAIVSDIKGTTTDAVAKPYELLPLGPVTFFDTAGIDDNGALGEQRVKATRHVLYRADMALLVADDQGLTEHEFALIEEMTALKLPFLIVFNKVDICMPTAEDIGFCRQRKLPFIAVSAAKGLGDKEVKRLISELVPANLKEQPPLAGDLYNEGAHILCVVPIDTAAPKGRLILPQVQVLREALDNNCIATVVKESQLAQVLTQFSSPPALVISDAQVIKQVDSIVPATIPLTTFSTLFARFKGELPPMVAGANSLDKLQDGCKILICEACSHHAQDDDIGRVKLPNWIRSYSGKNITFDVISGHDFPDNLEEYALVVHCGACMFNRTEMLRRIRECERRNVPITNYGVAISKLQGVLPRIIQPLISEAK, from the coding sequence ATGGCTTACAACCTAACGGTAGCCGTGGTGACTCAAGAAGGTATTAATATGTGTCAAGGTGTTAACCCCGAAACCAGCCAAGGTCAAATAGCCCCCAGAGGGATGCGCTATCAAATTGCAATATTAGGGAGGCGCAACGCTGGTAAATCATCATTACTGAATATGATAGTAGGCCAACACGTTGCCATTGTTTCTGATATAAAAGGCACAACCACCGACGCAGTCGCTAAGCCATACGAGCTATTACCGTTAGGGCCGGTCACTTTTTTCGATACTGCAGGTATTGATGATAATGGAGCACTTGGTGAGCAAAGAGTAAAAGCAACGCGACATGTACTTTACCGCGCCGATATGGCGCTATTAGTTGCTGATGATCAGGGCCTAACCGAGCATGAGTTTGCGCTGATTGAAGAAATGACAGCATTAAAACTCCCATTCTTAATCGTATTTAACAAAGTGGATATTTGCATGCCAACGGCTGAAGATATCGGCTTTTGTCGACAAAGAAAGCTGCCTTTTATTGCGGTATCTGCAGCGAAAGGGCTGGGAGATAAAGAAGTTAAAAGACTAATTTCCGAGCTCGTACCAGCAAATCTTAAAGAGCAGCCTCCTCTTGCAGGCGATCTCTACAATGAAGGTGCACATATCTTATGTGTAGTCCCCATTGATACAGCGGCTCCGAAAGGGCGACTAATCCTGCCTCAGGTTCAAGTACTGAGAGAGGCATTAGATAATAATTGCATTGCGACCGTAGTTAAAGAATCTCAGCTTGCACAGGTTCTAACTCAATTTAGTTCCCCGCCAGCACTGGTGATCTCCGATGCTCAAGTGATCAAACAGGTCGATAGTATCGTGCCAGCCACTATTCCATTAACCACATTTTCAACTTTATTTGCGCGTTTTAAAGGCGAGTTACCACCAATGGTTGCCGGTGCCAATAGCTTAGATAAGTTGCAAGATGGTTGTAAGATTTTAATCTGTGAAGCATGTAGTCATCATGCCCAAGATGATGATATTGGTCGAGTAAAGTTGCCAAATTGGATCCGTAGCTATAGCGGGAAAAACATTACTTTTGACGTGATAAGTGGTCATGATTTCCCTGACAACCTAGAAGAGTATGCGCTAGTGGTTCATTGTGGTGCATGCATGTTCAATCGTACCGAAATGCTAAGACGGATCCGTGAATGCGAACGTAGAAACGTGCCAATCACCAACTATGGCGTCGCAATTTCAAAACTTCAGGGAGTGTTACCACGGATCATTCAACCGTTAATAAGTGAAGCCAAATAA
- a CDS encoding ComEC/Rec2 family competence protein, with the protein MVEVYCVDAAHGDCILVVSNGVRILIDSGPKELKIRRQVKGTLGKLLPDKTVDLAIVTHNDDDHIGGFKTLISENTIIVKKILFNSVVSLNKILGKKTTKISYRQDKELSGFVKTTDIELISKHYDPKVDSNITVGELTVRIISPNYNALLDLGKWKEKEEAKLSRHKISGKEKNELSIMEYLKTFNTYRFESDMSPTNRSSLAVIIEGDGFKGLFLGDSHSKDIEEYFSTREPDECLFDVVKISHHGSRKNTSNELLKTVISKEFIICADKSSRHAHPDSLMMARLIGIKKSPVIHFSTDSDKLRMMLSEITDEATFTFPSEGVNRIVYV; encoded by the coding sequence ATGGTGGAAGTGTACTGTGTTGATGCCGCTCATGGTGATTGTATTTTGGTTGTTTCTAATGGTGTTAGAATTCTGATTGATTCTGGGCCTAAAGAATTAAAGATACGACGACAAGTAAAAGGTACATTAGGGAAATTACTTCCAGACAAAACCGTCGATTTAGCCATAGTTACTCATAATGATGATGATCATATAGGTGGGTTTAAAACACTAATATCTGAGAATACGATAATTGTTAAAAAAATATTATTCAATAGTGTTGTTAGTTTAAATAAAATTCTCGGAAAAAAAACAACTAAAATTTCATATAGGCAAGATAAAGAATTAAGTGGTTTTGTAAAAACCACAGATATTGAGCTTATTTCAAAACATTATGATCCAAAAGTGGATTCAAATATAACTGTTGGTGAACTAACCGTTAGAATTATTTCTCCTAATTACAACGCACTGTTAGATTTAGGGAAGTGGAAAGAAAAAGAAGAAGCTAAGTTAAGTAGACATAAAATTTCAGGGAAAGAAAAAAATGAGTTATCGATAATGGAATATTTAAAAACTTTTAATACTTATAGATTTGAAAGTGACATGTCACCTACTAATCGTTCCAGTTTGGCTGTAATTATTGAAGGGGATGGTTTCAAAGGGTTATTCCTAGGAGATTCTCACTCAAAGGATATTGAGGAGTACTTTTCAACACGTGAACCTGATGAATGTTTATTTGATGTCGTAAAAATATCACACCATGGAAGTCGTAAAAATACTAGCAATGAACTACTTAAGACGGTTATCAGTAAGGAGTTTATTATTTGTGCTGATAAGTCCAGTCGACATGCACACCCCGACTCCTTGATGATGGCACGATTAATAGGAATCAAAAAGTCACCAGTAATTCATTTTAGTACCGATTCAGATAAACTGAGAATGATGTTATCTGAGATCACTGATGAGGCTACTTTTACTTTTCCATCTGAAGGTGTGAATAGGATTGTTTATGTCTAA
- a CDS encoding DEAD/DEAH box helicase produces the protein MQKSDDAIIYLCNKIISSVEFENVFDKLFNLVTLNFFSVNDTNNILISEYKKLLKYSDFLSNSTVESHRTLALQIITLLYKLYFNDEGYQVHLKSIFSKFGLFGAEESFVKEELSLPDSLEYERNLKRLVQSINAGQDIFTDSQYKIHGGMSKNNVFSFSGPTSLGKSFLLKHSAIKMLNNNNIIVFILPTKALLEEYHNDLRKMLSIEGVMDVNVAKSVSSVKKGVKNILIFTQERLNSFLFDDDFNSVNIDVLIVDEAHKLSEFNPRSITLYKVIRRSIDKFSNLKLYFSSPVIHNPEIFLKTFNIDSDNKFITVKESPVTQSLYVYDLQENIVSSYNPRSKVFDKLKVVENITSSYSLISYLGNRSKSNLIFSSSKTDAILKASEFLNFVKREGLLWDVDKELSIEADIVKGLIHDDYNLSELMRHGIAYHHGTLPNFIRKRVEELYSNKRLKYIFCTSTLLEGVNLPTENIFIFPMKNKKSTLSVESKLSFWNLAGRAGRYKNELNGNIICLGNRNDWEIMGELVSNDREVSINNPLDETFSKHRKIRNILNDKTLDPHAVIKDVTSIVLADVMGFKRHGAMSSVLLSIPEKFRDNVIEEGWQYICRHGIRDINHLAYSSNHRISTEQHYKAWVYAKDKGYKLKSLSRDSVKDFINVLDEVYGIRKTKASLSQLINVTYSWLYGDSLRKIISDSIKYSKSVKDASYQYVTFEPCNKEHVNFKIMEVISTIENEVTFKLEMYCAHYFQVLLGVYGEHESGINLSPFLEYGTMDVKTIALQDYGFSRAAALEIEKQYSKCVRYDENGQISQLNKQMLLTMAGANSVVAKEVMWIV, from the coding sequence TTGCAAAAATCTGATGATGCAATAATTTATTTGTGTAACAAAATCATAAGTAGCGTTGAGTTTGAAAATGTTTTTGATAAACTTTTTAATCTTGTAACTCTAAATTTTTTTTCTGTTAATGATACTAATAATATTCTTATATCTGAATATAAGAAACTTCTTAAGTATAGTGATTTTCTTTCTAACTCCACAGTCGAATCACATAGAACTCTGGCTCTACAAATTATAACCTTACTGTACAAACTTTATTTCAATGATGAAGGTTACCAAGTCCATCTAAAATCAATATTTTCTAAGTTTGGATTGTTTGGAGCTGAAGAGTCTTTCGTTAAAGAAGAACTTAGTTTACCAGATTCATTAGAATACGAACGAAATCTAAAAAGATTGGTTCAAAGTATCAATGCAGGTCAAGATATTTTTACTGACTCCCAGTATAAAATTCATGGAGGAATGAGTAAAAATAATGTTTTCAGTTTTTCAGGACCTACATCTCTTGGTAAATCTTTTTTGTTAAAACATTCAGCTATTAAAATGCTGAATAATAACAATATAATTGTTTTTATCCTTCCTACTAAAGCTCTTCTGGAAGAGTACCACAATGACTTGAGGAAGATGCTTTCTATTGAGGGTGTTATGGATGTTAATGTTGCAAAGTCAGTTTCATCCGTAAAAAAAGGGGTTAAGAATATTCTAATATTTACTCAAGAAAGATTGAATAGTTTCTTGTTTGATGATGATTTTAACTCAGTAAATATAGATGTTTTAATTGTAGATGAAGCTCATAAATTGTCTGAATTCAACCCTAGGAGTATTACTTTATATAAAGTAATACGTCGTTCTATAGATAAGTTTTCAAATTTGAAGTTGTACTTCTCTAGCCCTGTAATTCATAACCCTGAAATATTCCTTAAAACATTCAATATTGACAGTGACAATAAATTCATTACTGTCAAGGAAAGTCCTGTTACACAGAGTCTTTATGTTTATGACTTACAAGAAAATATAGTATCCTCTTATAACCCTAGGAGTAAGGTTTTTGATAAACTAAAAGTAGTAGAAAATATTACAAGTAGTTACAGTCTTATTTCTTATCTTGGAAATAGATCTAAATCTAATTTGATTTTTTCATCCAGCAAAACAGATGCCATTCTTAAAGCCTCGGAGTTTTTGAACTTTGTAAAAAGAGAAGGGCTGTTGTGGGATGTAGATAAAGAACTTTCTATTGAAGCAGATATTGTTAAGGGGTTGATTCATGATGATTATAACTTGTCTGAATTAATGAGGCATGGAATAGCGTATCATCATGGAACGCTACCTAACTTTATAAGAAAAAGAGTAGAGGAATTGTATTCCAATAAAAGATTGAAATACATATTCTGTACTTCAACACTTCTTGAAGGTGTTAATTTGCCAACGGAAAATATTTTTATTTTCCCTATGAAAAACAAAAAAAGTACTTTGTCAGTTGAATCAAAGCTTAGTTTTTGGAACTTGGCAGGGAGAGCAGGACGTTACAAAAATGAACTGAATGGAAATATTATCTGTCTTGGCAATCGAAATGACTGGGAAATTATGGGGGAGCTGGTTAGTAATGATAGAGAGGTAAGTATAAATAATCCATTGGATGAGACATTTTCTAAACATCGAAAGATTCGCAATATTCTTAATGATAAAACATTGGACCCGCACGCAGTTATAAAAGATGTCACATCAATAGTTCTTGCTGATGTTATGGGTTTTAAGAGGCATGGGGCAATGTCTAGTGTTCTTTTAAGTATTCCTGAAAAGTTTAGAGATAACGTAATTGAAGAGGGGTGGCAGTATATCTGTCGACACGGAATTCGAGATATTAATCATTTGGCATACTCTTCTAATCATCGAATTAGTACTGAGCAACATTACAAGGCTTGGGTTTATGCTAAAGATAAAGGGTATAAGTTGAAATCTTTATCCAGAGACTCAGTGAAAGATTTTATCAATGTTTTGGATGAGGTCTACGGAATAAGAAAAACTAAAGCATCTTTATCTCAGCTAATAAATGTAACATACTCTTGGTTGTACGGTGATTCTTTGAGGAAAATAATCAGTGATTCAATAAAATATTCAAAATCTGTCAAGGATGCTAGTTATCAATACGTTACATTTGAACCGTGTAATAAAGAACATGTTAACTTTAAAATAATGGAGGTTATATCCACAATTGAAAATGAAGTTACTTTTAAACTTGAAATGTATTGTGCTCATTATTTTCAGGTGTTATTAGGGGTATATGGTGAACATGAATCTGGAATCAACTTATCGCCTTTTTTAGAGTATGGGACAATGGACGTTAAAACTATCGCACTTCAAGATTATGGATTTTCCAGAGCAGCGGCTCTTGAGATTGAAAAACAATATTCAAAATGTGTTCGATATGATGAAAATGGTCAGATTTCTCAGTTAAATAAGCAAATGTTGCTTACTATGGCTGGAGCTAATAGCGTTGTCGCGAAAGAGGTCATGTGGATTGTATAG
- a CDS encoding flagellar assembly protein FlgT has translation MKPAQYSITALVCLMSSILALPVQAKWITASGQAMITDNNVTQAREDAIHQAVSYATLQSGARFSSQQTVSNGQLINDSFMLEHQAQSQNIELISERIENNEITVNVRIDIVEPLDDTCQGNPLKAAILIPQALIKDRTQLRVGNIGLFEQNLSERLALMLEQHASNSFPQTHANERLDIDQSLVDIRGYRLPSWLSEITDSQYILLPEIIDISTEDFTSTLGLWDNDPMRNFQIRVSLFHGISGEKIWSQQYSQAAEWEFLRQQTVNSNSENFWGSEYGQAIDQVLAEVSRDIDSSLNCRPLLGQVVSRQTDRIILNLGRRHGIRVGDKLQLVLQQNMPDRLDNMRAVAGKSKATITIDQVTEESATAVLDGMAASLNIQINDLAIKL, from the coding sequence ATGAAACCAGCGCAATATTCAATAACCGCACTCGTATGCCTAATGTCATCAATATTGGCATTGCCTGTACAAGCCAAGTGGATCACCGCAAGTGGCCAAGCAATGATTACCGATAACAATGTCACCCAAGCCAGAGAAGATGCCATACATCAAGCCGTTAGCTATGCAACATTGCAATCTGGCGCACGCTTTAGTAGCCAGCAAACCGTCAGTAATGGCCAGCTTATCAATGACTCTTTCATGTTAGAGCACCAAGCACAGAGCCAGAATATTGAGCTTATCAGCGAACGTATTGAGAATAATGAGATCACCGTTAATGTTCGCATCGACATTGTTGAACCACTCGATGACACTTGCCAGGGAAACCCGCTTAAAGCAGCAATTTTAATCCCTCAGGCATTAATCAAAGACAGAACCCAGCTTAGGGTCGGCAATATCGGACTATTCGAGCAGAACCTTTCAGAACGGTTAGCGCTCATGTTAGAGCAGCACGCTAGTAATAGCTTTCCACAGACTCATGCCAATGAGCGTTTAGACATAGATCAATCCTTAGTGGATATTCGCGGCTATCGCTTACCCAGCTGGCTAAGCGAGATCACCGACAGTCAATATATTCTACTGCCAGAGATCATCGACATATCCACTGAAGATTTCACCAGTACTTTAGGGTTATGGGACAATGATCCGATGCGTAACTTTCAAATTCGCGTATCGCTATTTCACGGCATTAGCGGCGAAAAAATCTGGAGCCAGCAGTACAGCCAAGCCGCCGAGTGGGAGTTTTTGCGCCAGCAAACCGTCAACTCAAATAGCGAGAACTTTTGGGGATCTGAATACGGTCAGGCAATTGACCAAGTGTTGGCCGAAGTGAGTCGAGATATCGACAGCAGCCTAAATTGCCGGCCACTACTCGGTCAGGTGGTCTCTAGACAAACCGATAGGATTATCCTCAATCTCGGTAGACGCCACGGCATTCGAGTCGGCGACAAATTACAGCTGGTATTACAACAAAATATGCCCGATAGACTCGATAATATGCGCGCGGTTGCAGGCAAAAGCAAAGCGACTATCACCATAGACCAAGTGACCGAGGAGAGTGCGACTGCTGTACTCGATGGTATGGCAGCATCACTGAATATCCAAATCAACGACTTAGCCATAAAGCTATAA
- a CDS encoding FlgO family outer membrane protein produces MYKPIIFLSLLFTLGCASTEGDSHTDQQMTNGNGLPHTAAINHLSQQMVNELVRQNDSLRPDQPLLVSTPVLLSDMTSTNALGLQYQQGLIAALHDHQFNLIDINVSDALKVTPTGEFILTRDWQQLAADLAVEHVVVSTMSLSTQGVALNSRIVNVTNNRVVSAAQSFVNASAMPNYIGLSEKVVSEHGLLYRNAQGGQRSVTIVGDK; encoded by the coding sequence ATGTACAAGCCAATCATTTTTCTATCTTTATTATTCACCCTCGGTTGTGCAAGCACGGAAGGGGATAGTCATACAGATCAGCAGATGACTAACGGCAATGGTTTGCCGCATACTGCTGCGATAAATCATTTGTCACAACAGATGGTAAACGAGTTAGTACGACAGAACGACAGTTTGCGCCCAGATCAGCCGTTGCTGGTTTCTACGCCTGTGTTGTTATCAGATATGACATCGACTAATGCTCTTGGCCTGCAATATCAACAAGGCTTGATAGCGGCGCTACATGATCATCAATTTAATCTAATCGATATCAACGTCAGTGACGCGCTTAAGGTCACGCCTACTGGAGAGTTTATTTTGACTCGTGATTGGCAGCAGCTAGCCGCTGATCTAGCTGTTGAGCATGTGGTGGTTTCTACCATGAGTTTATCGACTCAAGGTGTGGCGTTAAACAGCCGCATCGTTAATGTTACCAATAATCGAGTGGTTTCTGCGGCGCAAAGTTTTGTTAATGCCAGTGCCATGCCTAATTACATTGGGCTGTCAGAAAAGGTCGTCTCAGAGCATGGGCTACTGTACCGGAACGCCCAAGGCGGACAGCGCTCAGTAACAATCGTGGGGGATAAATAG
- a CDS encoding LPP20 family lipoprotein — translation MKAIILFAALSLCACSVQDRYVQYETEAPTSFPKLTAIGYAPLDTQPAAEHSQRVLMAMQASKIAAYRELAEQVYGQQLSASSQVREWMLSGDEIQASVSGVIRGAKVLKSYPAGEHYVTELELDFEQVWALYQQQHRSQRVKEITYF, via the coding sequence ATGAAAGCCATTATTTTATTTGCAGCGTTAAGCCTTTGTGCTTGCTCCGTGCAAGACAGGTATGTGCAGTATGAAACTGAGGCGCCAACATCTTTTCCTAAATTGACCGCTATCGGTTATGCACCGCTGGACACTCAGCCTGCAGCCGAACATTCTCAGCGGGTTTTGATGGCTATGCAGGCCTCGAAAATAGCGGCTTATCGAGAGCTTGCCGAGCAAGTTTATGGTCAGCAGTTGAGTGCTAGCAGCCAGGTCAGGGAGTGGATGTTATCGGGCGATGAAATTCAAGCATCGGTATCAGGAGTGATCCGCGGGGCTAAAGTGTTAAAGAGTTACCCTGCGGGTGAGCACTATGTGACAGAACTCGAGCTGGATTTTGAGCAAGTGTGGGCGCTGTATCAGCAACAACACCGCTCACAGCGAGTCAAAGAGATTACGTATTTTTAA
- a CDS encoding flagella synthesis protein FlgN, with protein MTNLSQLLSSQHQVLTELNSVISQEKQALHAQQADVLLSLASTKANLLASLKQNDEIIAQQPDLALLNTDPELSQQVSHAKALLAECQQRNAENESLIELSLASLNRFSQALQVSRNASSLTYDGKGKTSSISTLGNNLKA; from the coding sequence ATGACAAATTTATCTCAACTCCTTAGCTCACAACACCAAGTGTTGACTGAGCTAAATTCGGTTATTAGCCAGGAAAAACAAGCCTTGCATGCACAGCAAGCCGATGTTTTGTTGTCGTTAGCCAGCACTAAGGCAAACCTATTGGCAAGCCTGAAGCAAAATGATGAGATAATTGCGCAGCAGCCCGATCTTGCCTTGTTAAATACAGACCCAGAGTTGTCTCAGCAAGTGAGTCACGCAAAGGCATTATTGGCCGAGTGCCAACAGCGAAATGCAGAAAATGAATCGTTAATTGAATTGAGTTTAGCCAGCTTAAATCGATTTTCACAAGCGTTACAGGTCAGCCGTAACGCGTCTAGCCTGACTTATGATGGTAAAGGCAAAACCTCCAGTATTTCAACGCTTGGAAATAATTTAAAAGCGTAA
- the flgM gene encoding flagellar biosynthesis anti-sigma factor FlgM: protein MAIDIKQINPHTNTRIGTGSNAKNAAVQTPATPAPTIQKSDSVSITAQAQQIQNVQTKMADMPEIDQKKVDEIKAAIAEGRYKIDPEKLATNIANFENELKDLS, encoded by the coding sequence ATGGCTATTGATATTAAACAAATAAACCCTCATACCAATACACGTATCGGTACGGGTTCTAATGCAAAAAATGCAGCGGTTCAAACACCCGCAACTCCTGCGCCAACGATTCAGAAAAGTGATTCTGTTTCGATTACCGCACAGGCTCAACAGATTCAAAACGTACAAACTAAGATGGCCGACATGCCTGAAATAGACCAAAAGAAAGTCGACGAAATTAAAGCAGCAATTGCTGAAGGGCGTTATAAAATCGATCCTGAGAAGCTTGCCACTAACATCGCAAACTTTGAAAATGAGCTTAAAGACTTAAGTTAA